One window from the genome of Rhodopseudomonas sp. P2A-2r encodes:
- a CDS encoding MFS transporter: MSMIATHPPVTVEDDIRKSVLGKLRWRIVFFCFVLFIINYLDRVNVGFAAIHMNKDLGLSATAYGLGAGIFFLGYIAFEIPSNMIMHKVGPRRWIARIMVSWGIVSCCMAFVKGETSFYIVRFLLGLAEAGFVPGVLLYLTYWFPQRDRAKATAGFMTATVLSTVIGAPLSGWILSSNPTWFGLAAWQWLFILEAAPAVILGVVTFFYLVDRPQTDTRWLTATERSWLIAELDREDRAVKAVGTHSFRAIFSDYRVWLLTLIYMFNAMAVYGVVLWLPQIVRSIGGLTDLQTGFVTAIPFVFATLGLVFVARNSDATGERKWHTALSALLGGVFLAASAFAPSPLVGLLLLCAAAAGVWAVLGVFWSLPTLFLTGPAAAGGLAAINGFAQIGGFAGPYLVGWIKDTTQSFTPALLTLAAGPIIAAILCLAVKVKKVPAAQR, translated from the coding sequence ATGTCGATGATCGCTACCCATCCTCCCGTCACGGTCGAGGATGACATCCGCAAAAGCGTGCTTGGCAAGCTGCGCTGGCGCATCGTGTTCTTCTGCTTCGTGCTGTTCATCATCAACTACCTCGATCGTGTGAATGTCGGCTTCGCGGCCATCCACATGAACAAGGATCTCGGCCTGTCGGCGACCGCCTACGGTCTCGGCGCCGGCATCTTCTTCCTCGGCTACATCGCATTCGAAATTCCCAGCAACATGATCATGCACAAGGTCGGTCCGCGCCGCTGGATCGCCCGCATCATGGTGAGCTGGGGCATCGTGTCCTGCTGCATGGCGTTCGTGAAGGGCGAGACCAGCTTCTACATCGTGCGCTTTCTGCTCGGCCTCGCCGAGGCCGGCTTCGTGCCGGGCGTGCTGCTGTATCTGACCTACTGGTTTCCGCAGCGCGACCGCGCCAAGGCGACCGCCGGCTTCATGACCGCGACGGTGCTGTCGACGGTGATCGGCGCGCCGCTGTCGGGATGGATCCTGTCCAGCAATCCGACCTGGTTCGGCCTCGCGGCCTGGCAATGGCTGTTCATCCTCGAGGCCGCGCCGGCCGTCATTCTCGGTGTCGTGACCTTCTTCTATCTCGTCGACCGACCGCAGACCGACACCCGCTGGCTCACCGCCACCGAGCGCAGCTGGCTGATCGCGGAGCTGGATCGCGAGGACCGTGCGGTCAAGGCCGTCGGCACCCATTCGTTCCGCGCCATCTTCAGCGATTACCGCGTCTGGCTGCTGACGCTGATCTATATGTTCAACGCCATGGCGGTTTACGGCGTGGTGCTGTGGCTGCCGCAGATCGTGCGCTCGATCGGCGGGCTCACCGACCTGCAGACCGGCTTCGTCACCGCGATCCCGTTCGTGTTCGCGACCCTCGGGCTGGTGTTCGTGGCCCGCAATTCCGACGCCACCGGCGAACGCAAATGGCACACCGCGCTGTCGGCGTTGCTCGGCGGCGTGTTCCTCGCTGCCAGCGCCTTTGCGCCGAGCCCGCTGGTCGGTCTGCTGCTGCTATGCGCCGCCGCAGCCGGCGTGTGGGCGGTGCTCGGCGTGTTCTGGAGCCTGCCGACGCTGTTCCTGACGGGACCCGCCGCCGCCGGCGGTCTCGCGGCGATCAACGGCTTCGCGCAGATCGGCGGCTTCGCCGGGCCCTATCTGGTCGGCTGGATCAAGGACACCACCCAGAGCTTCACGCCGGCGCTGCTGACCCTGGCCGCGGGCCCGATCATCGCCGCGATCCTCTGCCTGGCCGTCAAGGTGAAGAAGGTGCCCGCCG
- a CDS encoding SDR family NAD(P)-dependent oxidoreductase: protein MLFKDRFKGRKAIVTGGASGIGLDVATRLAAEGAQVSLWDLTDALLQPARTSSGAVDVQVVDIADADAVARAMDASVKALGGLDVLVASAGITGPNTTVRDYPVDAWRRVVDVNLNGIFYCNQAAIRVMETSGYGRIVNVASIAGKEGNPNASAYSASKAGVIGFTKSLGKEVSKTDIRVNCVTPAAVRTAIFDQMTQEHIDFMLSKIPIGRFGAIAEVASLICWLASEEASFSTGGVFDVSGGRATY, encoded by the coding sequence ATGTTGTTCAAGGATCGTTTCAAGGGCCGCAAGGCCATCGTCACCGGCGGTGCCTCGGGCATCGGCCTCGATGTCGCCACGCGGCTCGCGGCCGAGGGCGCGCAGGTCAGCCTGTGGGATCTCACCGATGCGCTGCTGCAGCCCGCCCGGACCAGCAGCGGCGCCGTTGACGTCCAGGTCGTCGACATTGCCGACGCCGATGCGGTGGCCAGGGCCATGGATGCCAGCGTCAAGGCGCTCGGCGGCCTCGACGTGCTCGTCGCCAGCGCCGGCATCACCGGTCCCAACACTACCGTGCGCGACTATCCGGTCGATGCCTGGCGCCGCGTGGTCGATGTCAATCTCAACGGCATCTTCTACTGCAACCAGGCGGCCATCCGCGTCATGGAGACCAGCGGCTACGGCCGCATCGTCAATGTCGCATCGATCGCCGGCAAGGAAGGCAATCCGAACGCCTCGGCCTACAGCGCCTCCAAGGCCGGCGTGATCGGCTTCACCAAGTCGCTCGGCAAGGAAGTCTCCAAGACCGATATCCGCGTCAACTGCGTGACCCCTGCGGCGGTCCGCACCGCAATCTTCGATCAGATGACCCAGGAACACATCGACTTCATGCTGTCGAAGATTCCGATCGGGCGTTTCGGTGCCATCGCCGAAGTGGCGTCGCTGATCTGCTGGCTCGCCAGCGAGGAAGCCTCGTTCTCGACCGGCGGCGTGTTCGACGTCTCCGGCGGCCGCGCGACCTACTGA
- a CDS encoding fumarylacetoacetate hydrolase family protein, with amino-acid sequence MKLLRYGPVGQEKPGLLDADQRLRDLSAHLTDINAAALAPATLARLGGIDPQSLPLVEGAPRLGVPIANVGKFIAIGLNYADHAAESNLPIPGEPVVFTKAISSLSGPNDDVMLPQESVKSDWEVELGIVIGQRASYVSEAEALNHVAGYCLVNDVSEREYQIERGGTWDKGKGCDTFGPVGPWLVTSDEVGDPQALDMWLDVNGTRMQTGSTRTMIFNCAVIVSYLSRFMTLMPGDIITTGTPPGVGMGKKPSPIYLKPGDVMTLGIAKLGTQRQRVIAFSRS; translated from the coding sequence GTGAAACTGCTGCGCTACGGCCCCGTGGGCCAGGAAAAACCAGGCCTGCTCGACGCCGATCAACGTCTCCGCGATCTGTCGGCCCATCTCACCGATATCAATGCGGCCGCGCTGGCGCCGGCGACGCTGGCTCGTCTCGGCGGGATCGATCCGCAATCGCTGCCGCTGGTCGAGGGCGCGCCGCGCCTCGGCGTGCCCATCGCCAATGTCGGCAAGTTCATCGCGATTGGACTCAACTATGCCGATCACGCCGCCGAATCCAATCTGCCGATCCCCGGCGAGCCGGTGGTGTTCACCAAGGCGATCAGTTCGCTGAGCGGGCCGAACGACGACGTGATGTTGCCGCAGGAGTCCGTCAAGAGCGACTGGGAGGTCGAACTCGGCATCGTCATCGGCCAGCGCGCCAGCTATGTCAGCGAAGCCGAGGCTCTCAATCACGTCGCCGGCTACTGCCTGGTCAACGACGTCAGCGAACGCGAGTATCAGATCGAGCGCGGCGGCACCTGGGACAAGGGCAAGGGATGCGACACCTTCGGTCCGGTCGGACCGTGGCTGGTGACATCGGACGAAGTCGGCGATCCCCAGGCCCTCGACATGTGGCTCGACGTCAACGGCACGCGCATGCAGACCGGCAGCACCCGCACCATGATCTTCAACTGCGCGGTGATCGTCAGCTATCTCAGCCGGTTCATGACGCTGATGCCCGGCGATATCATCACCACCGGCACGCCGCCCGGCGTCGGCATGGGCAAGAAGCCCAGTCCGATCTACCTCAAGCCCGGCGATGTGATGACGCTCGGGATCGCCAAGCTCGGCACCCAGCGCCAGCGCGTCATCGCCTTCTCCCGCAGCTGA
- a CDS encoding IclR family transcriptional regulator: MSDVLRESPAALTANAAPPERPAPQGAQTLMRALDVLEAIAAGTVDLAALSAKLGTTRSTTHRLASALVDRRYLNFSPRGGYSLGPKLLELGFRAQRDMPLRQVAHGHLVELAALTQDTVQLGILDENVVLYIDKVPGQRRFEIRSTIGDRHAVWSTGLGKALVLDSNEADWKAFYDRAAGARRSAEDWQQSLARMRTYAQRGAAFDLEESAPELRCVAAPIRDASGAIVAAISVSSIAQYMQPERMDELSHDVRATAASVSRALGWR, from the coding sequence ATGTCTGATGTTTTGCGCGAATCTCCGGCAGCATTGACGGCCAATGCCGCGCCGCCGGAGCGCCCGGCGCCCCAGGGCGCGCAGACGCTGATGCGGGCGCTCGATGTGCTGGAAGCGATCGCCGCAGGCACCGTGGATCTCGCCGCGCTGTCGGCGAAGCTCGGCACCACCCGCAGCACCACCCATCGGCTCGCCTCCGCACTGGTCGATCGCCGCTATCTCAATTTCTCGCCGCGCGGCGGCTACAGCCTCGGGCCCAAGCTGCTCGAACTCGGCTTCCGGGCGCAACGCGACATGCCGCTGCGCCAGGTGGCGCATGGCCATCTGGTCGAACTGGCCGCACTCACCCAGGACACCGTGCAACTCGGAATCCTCGACGAGAACGTCGTGCTCTATATCGACAAGGTGCCCGGCCAGCGCCGCTTCGAGATCCGCTCGACCATCGGCGACCGGCACGCGGTGTGGTCGACGGGGCTCGGCAAGGCGCTGGTGCTCGACAGCAACGAGGCGGACTGGAAGGCCTTCTACGACAGGGCCGCCGGCGCGCGGCGCTCCGCGGAGGACTGGCAGCAATCGCTGGCGCGCATGCGCACCTATGCGCAGAGAGGCGCCGCCTTCGACCTGGAAGAGAGCGCGCCGGAGCTGCGCTGCGTGGCCGCCCCGATCCGCGACGCCAGCGGCGCCATCGTCGCCGCGATCAGCGTCTCCAGCATCGCCCAGTACATGCAGCCGGAGCGCATGGACGAGCTCAGCCACGATGTCCGCGCCACCGCCGCATCGGTCAGCCGGGCGCTGGGCTGGCGGTAG
- a CDS encoding response regulator transcription factor, which yields MRILLIEDDTVLGAAVRDQIAGEGQSVDWATRLDMAVDAIRGAAYDLILLDLMLPDGRGISFLKSLRAGGDVTPVIILTALDQVSDRIDGLNAGADDYLVKPFDLAELSARIGSVARRYSGNPNPILSHGSLDIDLAARSVRLAGKPVQLTAREWALFEAFLSRPGQLLSKAQLEEKLYAFDTEVESNAIEVHVSRLRKKLGPQVIETERGLGYRLGKS from the coding sequence ATGCGTATCCTGCTTATCGAGGACGACACGGTTCTGGGCGCGGCAGTGCGCGATCAGATTGCCGGTGAAGGACAGTCGGTGGACTGGGCAACGCGGTTGGACATGGCAGTCGACGCCATTCGCGGTGCGGCTTACGATCTGATCCTTCTCGATCTCATGCTGCCGGACGGCCGCGGAATCAGCTTTCTGAAGAGCCTACGTGCGGGAGGCGACGTGACGCCCGTAATCATCCTGACCGCGCTCGACCAAGTGTCGGACAGGATCGATGGGCTGAATGCGGGCGCTGACGACTACCTCGTGAAGCCATTCGATCTTGCCGAGCTTTCCGCCCGGATAGGATCGGTCGCCCGGCGATACAGCGGCAATCCAAACCCGATCCTCAGCCATGGATCCTTGGATATCGACCTTGCGGCGCGCAGCGTCCGCCTTGCTGGCAAGCCCGTCCAACTAACAGCGCGCGAATGGGCCCTGTTCGAAGCCTTCCTGTCGCGCCCCGGTCAGCTTCTGTCCAAAGCGCAGCTGGAGGAGAAGCTCTACGCCTTCGATACGGAGGTGGAGAGCAACGCCATCGAGGTCCATGTAAGCCGCCTCCGCAAGAAACTCGGGCCGCAGGTCATCGAGACCGAGCGCGGTCTGGGATACAGGCTTGGAAAGTCATGA
- a CDS encoding PepSY domain-containing protein, with the protein MKKALTILGFLAAFPTGTAIADNRCFVPMTEWQPREAVQRLAQQNGWNVRRIKIDDGCYEIDGSNAEGRRIEVTVHPATLQVIKIEYEDEGDRPRRKREGGGHD; encoded by the coding sequence ATGAAGAAGGCATTGACAATTCTCGGCTTTCTCGCGGCTTTTCCGACTGGGACCGCAATAGCCGACAACCGCTGCTTTGTGCCCATGACAGAGTGGCAGCCGCGAGAGGCCGTGCAGCGCTTAGCACAACAAAACGGCTGGAATGTTCGCCGCATCAAAATCGACGATGGCTGTTACGAGATCGACGGCAGTAACGCGGAGGGGCGCCGCATCGAAGTGACAGTGCATCCCGCAACGCTTCAAGTGATCAAGATCGAATACGAGGACGAGGGCGATCGTCCTCGCCGGAAACGCGAAGGGGGCGGCCATGACTGA
- a CDS encoding cytochrome b/b6 domain-containing protein, protein MVRGKERRYLGHNPAGAAMIVAPAWADDDGDRGEAEGSLKEVHETLANPMLLLVALHVGGVVLASFRHRENLAHAMVTGDKRAPGPGDIA, encoded by the coding sequence ATGGTGCGCGGAAAGGAACGGCGCTACCTCGGCCACAATCCCGCCGGCGCCGCCATGATCGTGGCGCCCGCATGGGCCGACGACGATGGCGATCGCGGCGAAGCGGAAGGATCGCTGAAGGAGGTCCATGAGACACTGGCGAACCCGATGCTTCTGCTCGTAGCGCTGCATGTCGGCGGCGTGGTGCTGGCGTCCTTCCGGCATCGCGAGAACCTCGCCCATGCAATGGTCACCGGCGACAAGCGCGCACCCGGTCCTGGCGACATCGCCTGA
- a CDS encoding DUF2271 domain-containing protein, which translates to MKPLLAALSLTTALTVPSLAMARPVTLTTTLNNYGGDGAYLALYVRDSSGKYAGSLWMAGRKSKYYQHLTDWYRATNGDNVQVNGITGASIGTGRTLKITLDLADALFDAGYTLHIDAAVENMRESPNEVAVALTTAGAGKPVKGRRYVANFSYGM; encoded by the coding sequence ATGAAGCCGCTGCTCGCAGCACTCTCCCTGACCACGGCGCTGACGGTTCCTAGCCTCGCGATGGCGCGGCCGGTCACGCTGACCACGACACTCAACAACTATGGCGGCGATGGCGCCTATCTCGCGCTCTATGTTAGGGACTCGTCCGGCAAGTATGCCGGCAGCCTCTGGATGGCCGGCAGAAAGTCGAAATACTACCAACACCTGACCGACTGGTACCGTGCAACCAACGGCGATAATGTGCAGGTCAACGGCATCACCGGCGCCAGCATCGGGACTGGCCGGACGCTGAAGATCACACTCGACCTTGCAGATGCGCTCTTTGACGCCGGCTACACCCTGCACATCGACGCAGCTGTCGAGAACATGCGCGAAAGTCCGAACGAAGTGGCGGTGGCCCTGACGACGGCAGGCGCGGGCAAGCCTGTGAAGGGGCGCCGCTACGTCGCCAACTTCTCCTACGGCATGTGA
- a CDS encoding FAD:protein FMN transferase, whose protein sequence is MSKMSTEQARFALNGPTMGTRWSALFFAGQNFDPDPLRSALQAAVDEVDTQMSTWKPDSDLMRLNAAPVGAWVAVPERLRDILRLGLEIGRASGGAFDIGMGDAVTAWGFGPDAGGSDRVRAAMAKTRGPAHAALEIYETHIRKSAPIAIDLNGIAKGYGVDRLAEILRKNGLVDALVGIDGEMRALGLRPDGEAWTIALEAPDAERRTPHSILALQDAAVATSGDYRHWVEVQGRRLSHTMDPNRGAPLLASPASVTVVARTCAEADAWATALMVLGPERGTAFARKQRLDALFLLREDHESVRGVGVGRLFPEEPAALTPTKAR, encoded by the coding sequence ATGTCGAAGATGTCTACTGAGCAGGCGCGCTTCGCTCTGAATGGCCCGACCATGGGCACGCGCTGGTCAGCGCTGTTCTTCGCGGGGCAGAACTTCGACCCGGACCCGCTCCGCTCTGCGCTGCAGGCGGCCGTGGACGAGGTAGACACCCAGATGTCCACTTGGAAGCCCGACAGCGACCTGATGCGCCTCAATGCGGCGCCCGTGGGCGCTTGGGTCGCGGTGCCCGAGCGCCTGAGGGACATCCTGCGGCTTGGTCTGGAAATCGGGCGCGCTTCAGGCGGGGCCTTCGATATCGGTATGGGAGATGCCGTGACGGCCTGGGGCTTCGGACCGGACGCCGGAGGGTCCGACCGCGTCCGGGCAGCGATGGCGAAGACCCGCGGGCCCGCGCATGCAGCACTGGAGATCTACGAGACGCACATCCGCAAGTCCGCGCCAATCGCGATCGACCTCAACGGAATCGCCAAGGGATACGGGGTCGACCGGCTGGCCGAAATTCTCCGCAAAAACGGGCTCGTCGACGCCCTCGTTGGGATCGACGGTGAGATGCGTGCGCTCGGGCTGCGGCCAGATGGAGAGGCATGGACCATAGCGCTCGAGGCGCCGGACGCCGAGCGCCGGACGCCCCATTCCATCCTCGCGCTGCAAGACGCTGCCGTTGCGACATCGGGTGACTACCGCCACTGGGTCGAGGTGCAGGGGCGGCGCCTGTCGCATACCATGGACCCGAACCGTGGCGCGCCGCTGCTCGCTTCGCCCGCTTCCGTAACCGTCGTGGCCCGCACCTGCGCCGAGGCTGATGCCTGGGCGACAGCGCTCATGGTGCTCGGCCCCGAAAGGGGAACTGCATTCGCAAGAAAACAAAGGCTCGACGCCCTGTTCCTCCTGCGCGAAGATCACGAAAGCGTCAGGGGCGTGGGAGTCGGGCGACTCTTTCCAGAAGAGCCAGCGGCGTTGACCCCTACCAAGGCCCGTTGA